In Pseudomonas sp. MM213, a genomic segment contains:
- a CDS encoding purine-cytosine permease family protein, which produces MSSSNAGQSAGQLETRGIEPVPEAECNGHPLQLFWVWFAANISILGLPLGATLVAFRGLAIWQAIIVAILGAAGSFAVVGIISIAGRRGRAPSLTLSRAIFGVRGNIGPTLVSLMSRLGWETVNTTTAAFVLLSLCSILFGSPVEAKSAPVLTLIFIAIFVLLTLSVSGLGHATLLVIQKWATYVFGALNILVGGFLCATIDWSAVFNATPAPLSAMIIGVGTMAAGTGIGWANAGADMSRYQHRSVKAARLVASAAFGAGIPLVLLITLGGLLSVGNNDLASATDPIIAIRDMLPTWMAVPYLITAFGGLLLSNNLSVYSAGLTTLTLGLKVKRVYAVVVDIVAIFAGSIYFMLIADSFYGPFITFISLLAVPITAWVGIFVVDLIHRHYYSPKDLLDVSPSSAYWYRGGVEWRAFGAWALAIVLGFSFTTIGTTEQTVWFRGFLSDSWLGHNGLGWIVTFLVAGGIYFVLGGARDRRAASLENAHA; this is translated from the coding sequence ATGAGTTCATCGAACGCCGGGCAAAGCGCCGGGCAACTGGAAACCCGTGGCATCGAGCCGGTGCCGGAAGCCGAATGCAACGGGCATCCGCTGCAGCTGTTCTGGGTCTGGTTCGCCGCTAACATTTCCATCCTCGGCCTGCCGCTCGGCGCTACGCTGGTGGCGTTTCGCGGGTTGGCGATCTGGCAGGCGATCATCGTCGCGATCCTCGGCGCTGCCGGTTCCTTTGCCGTCGTCGGGATCATTTCCATCGCCGGTCGCCGTGGTCGCGCACCGAGCCTGACGCTGTCGCGGGCGATCTTCGGCGTACGCGGCAACATCGGCCCGACCCTGGTTTCGTTGATGTCGCGGCTGGGTTGGGAAACCGTCAACACCACCACCGCCGCGTTCGTGTTGCTGTCGCTGTGTTCGATCCTGTTCGGCTCGCCGGTGGAAGCCAAAAGCGCACCGGTGCTGACCCTGATCTTCATCGCGATTTTCGTGCTGCTGACCTTGTCGGTGTCCGGCCTCGGTCACGCGACGTTGCTGGTGATTCAGAAGTGGGCGACTTATGTGTTCGGCGCGCTGAACATTTTGGTCGGCGGTTTCCTCTGCGCCACCATCGACTGGAGCGCCGTGTTCAACGCCACGCCTGCACCGCTTAGCGCAATGATCATCGGCGTCGGCACCATGGCCGCCGGCACCGGGATCGGTTGGGCCAACGCCGGCGCGGACATGTCGCGCTATCAGCATCGCAGCGTCAAGGCTGCACGTCTGGTGGCTTCCGCCGCGTTTGGTGCCGGGATCCCGCTGGTGTTGCTGATCACCCTCGGCGGCCTGCTGTCGGTGGGCAACAACGACCTGGCGTCGGCCACTGACCCGATCATTGCGATCCGCGACATGCTGCCGACCTGGATGGCCGTGCCGTACCTGATCACCGCGTTCGGCGGCTTGCTGCTGTCGAACAACCTGTCGGTGTATTCCGCCGGCTTGACCACGCTGACCCTCGGCCTGAAGGTCAAGCGTGTCTACGCCGTGGTGGTCGACATCGTGGCGATTTTCGCCGGTTCGATTTACTTCATGCTGATCGCCGACAGTTTCTACGGCCCGTTCATCACCTTCATTTCGCTGCTGGCCGTGCCGATCACGGCGTGGGTCGGGATCTTCGTCGTTGACCTGATTCATCGTCATTACTACAGCCCCAAAGACCTGCTGGACGTCAGCCCGAGCAGCGCCTACTGGTATCGCGGCGGCGTCGAGTGGCGTGCTTTCGGTGCGTGGGCCCTGGCGATCGTGCTGGGTTTCAGCTTCACCACCATTGGCACCACCGAACAAACCGTCTGGTTCCGTGGGTTCCTCTCCGACTCGTGGCTGGGCCATAACGGCCTCGGCTGGATCGTGACGTTCCTGGTCGCCGGCGGGATTTATTTTGTACTCGGCGGGGCCAGGGATCGCCGCGCCGCGTCGCTCGAGAATGCTCATGCCTAA
- a CDS encoding SDR family oxidoreductase, translating to MAEALSLPPVPEPPKGERLKNKVVLLTGAAQGIGEAIVAAFACQQARLIISDIQGEKVESVAAHWRAQGFDVQAIKVDVSNQQDLHAMAKRAVELHGRIDVLVNCAGVNVFRDPLEMTEEDWRRCFAIDLDGAWFGCKAVLPQMIEQGIGSIINIASTHSTHIIPGCFPYPVAKHGLLGLTRALGIEYAPKGIRVNAIAPGYIETQLNVDYWNGFADPQAERQRAFDLHPPRRIGQPIEVAMTAVFLASDEAPFINASCITIDGGRSVMYHD from the coding sequence ATGGCTGAAGCGCTCTCCCTGCCTCCAGTGCCCGAACCGCCGAAGGGCGAGCGCCTGAAAAACAAGGTCGTGCTGCTGACCGGTGCCGCTCAGGGCATTGGCGAGGCGATTGTTGCGGCCTTCGCTTGCCAGCAAGCCAGGCTGATCATCAGCGACATCCAGGGCGAGAAAGTCGAAAGCGTCGCGGCGCATTGGCGCGCCCAAGGCTTCGATGTTCAGGCGATCAAGGTTGACGTATCCAATCAACAAGACCTGCACGCGATGGCAAAAAGGGCCGTCGAGTTGCATGGCCGCATCGACGTGCTGGTCAACTGCGCCGGCGTCAATGTGTTCCGCGATCCGCTGGAAATGACTGAAGAAGACTGGCGCCGCTGCTTTGCCATCGACCTCGATGGCGCCTGGTTCGGCTGCAAGGCGGTGTTGCCGCAGATGATCGAGCAGGGCATCGGCAGCATCATCAACATCGCCTCGACCCATTCCACGCACATCATTCCCGGCTGCTTCCCGTACCCGGTGGCCAAGCACGGTTTGCTCGGCCTGACCCGCGCACTGGGCATCGAATACGCGCCGAAAGGCATTCGCGTCAACGCCATTGCACCGGGCTACATCGAAACCCAACTGAACGTCGATTACTGGAACGGTTTTGCCGACCCGCAGGCCGAACGTCAGCGCGCTTTCGATCTGCATCCGCCGCGGCGCATTGGCCAGCCGATTGAAGTGGCGATGACGGCAGTCTTCCTGGCCAGCGATGAAGCGCCGTTCATCAACGCCTCGTGCATCACCATCGATGGTGGGCGCTCGGTGATGTACCACGACTGA
- a CDS encoding MFS transporter, with translation MSTAPPQVSSKLFGLFCLASYLLSLSYGSTFLLSLLIGSRGGNEHDAGSVISAAMLSTFAAVIVSGHLSDWLGAARSIALFGVLLVAASLGFALTPGFGHLLLFFGLLLGLGWGVFYTLGPIIVASLVTPAQRARYFALLSGSMMTGIGSGPLLGRAASALGYPVTAAFYLAALASLIGVLLFWRLDAQLKKAPSPTAAVARISWRATRQILSSRAVFPILMVGLGGCVFGGLSSFQTSYAASRSLDYSLFFFGFMGAAISSRMVIAGFVVKRDPFRASCLLSGLMMVSIVMFGFVVDSGFSYVLAAMMLGVGYGLTYSVINGLAANEAPHGTTAQALLLFSLSYFIGVFGFPLLAGKIIVEHGMATLLLTVLTVALLNWLITVGRLIWRRYTVKTLQQA, from the coding sequence ATGTCTACTGCTCCACCTCAGGTCTCCAGCAAACTGTTCGGCCTGTTTTGCCTCGCCAGCTATTTGCTGTCGCTGTCCTACGGCTCGACGTTTTTGCTGTCGCTGTTGATCGGCTCGCGCGGCGGTAATGAACACGATGCCGGGAGCGTGATTTCGGCGGCGATGCTCAGTACGTTTGCGGCGGTGATCGTTTCCGGGCACTTGTCCGACTGGCTTGGCGCGGCGCGTTCGATTGCGCTGTTCGGCGTGCTGCTGGTGGCGGCCAGCCTGGGTTTTGCACTGACGCCGGGCTTCGGCCATCTGCTGCTGTTTTTCGGCTTGCTGCTGGGTTTGGGCTGGGGCGTTTTCTACACGCTCGGGCCGATCATCGTCGCGAGCCTTGTGACGCCTGCCCAGCGGGCCAGATATTTCGCGCTGCTGTCGGGCAGCATGATGACCGGGATCGGCAGCGGCCCGTTGCTGGGCCGCGCGGCCAGTGCGCTGGGCTATCCCGTAACGGCGGCGTTTTACCTCGCGGCGCTGGCCAGCCTGATTGGCGTGTTGCTGTTCTGGCGCCTGGATGCGCAGCTGAAAAAAGCGCCCTCGCCTACCGCTGCGGTCGCACGCATTTCCTGGCGCGCAACCCGGCAGATTTTGTCGTCCCGCGCAGTGTTCCCGATCCTCATGGTCGGCCTCGGCGGCTGCGTGTTTGGTGGTCTGTCGAGTTTCCAAACCAGCTACGCGGCGTCTCGTTCGCTGGATTACTCGCTGTTCTTTTTCGGCTTCATGGGCGCGGCGATCAGCAGCCGGATGGTGATTGCCGGGTTCGTGGTCAAGCGCGATCCGTTCCGCGCATCCTGCCTGTTGTCGGGGCTGATGATGGTTTCGATTGTGATGTTCGGTTTCGTGGTCGACAGCGGCTTCAGCTACGTGCTCGCGGCGATGATGCTCGGGGTCGGTTACGGGCTGACGTATTCGGTGATCAATGGCCTGGCGGCGAATGAAGCGCCGCACGGCACCACCGCGCAAGCGTTGCTGCTGTTCAGCCTGTCGTACTTCATTGGTGTGTTCGGCTTTCCGTTGCTGGCCGGAAAGATCATCGTCGAACACGGGATGGCGACACTGTTGCTCACCGTTCTCACCGTGGCGCTGTTGAACTGGCTGATCACCGTGGGCCGCCTGATCTGGCGGCGCTACACGGTCAAAACGTTGCAACAGGCCTGA
- a CDS encoding PfkB family carbohydrate kinase: MPKMLHTGQVIIDLVMAVDKLPQPGGDVLAQSASFEAGGGFNVMAAAQRNGLPVVYLGRHGNGRFGDLAREAMKAEGIRIGIAHSAERDTGLCVAITDASAERSFVSYIGAEGEVSVEDLNSVAAQAGDYVYVSGYSLLHVGKAQALVDWVLDLPAGINVVFDPGPLVESPDAPLMQALLPRIDVWTSNSVEALRFTGASDIAEALDRLADHLPSKVLMVVRDGPQGCWIHQHGERQHVPGFKVEAVDSNGAGDAHAGVFVAGLARGLSAGEAARRANAAAALAVTRWGPATSPGADEVDALIRETFCA, translated from the coding sequence ATGCCTAAAATGTTGCACACCGGCCAGGTCATCATCGACCTGGTCATGGCCGTGGATAAACTGCCTCAGCCCGGCGGCGACGTACTGGCGCAATCCGCCAGTTTCGAAGCCGGTGGCGGGTTCAATGTGATGGCCGCCGCTCAGCGTAATGGCTTGCCGGTGGTTTACCTGGGCCGTCACGGCAACGGTCGTTTCGGCGACCTGGCGCGGGAAGCGATGAAGGCTGAAGGCATTCGCATCGGCATTGCTCACAGTGCTGAACGAGACACGGGGTTGTGCGTGGCGATCACGGACGCCTCGGCTGAACGTAGTTTTGTTTCCTACATCGGCGCCGAAGGTGAAGTGTCCGTAGAGGATTTGAACAGCGTAGCGGCGCAGGCGGGCGACTATGTCTACGTCAGCGGCTACAGCCTGTTGCATGTCGGCAAGGCTCAGGCGCTGGTGGATTGGGTGCTGGATTTGCCCGCCGGGATCAATGTCGTATTTGACCCGGGCCCGTTGGTGGAATCACCCGATGCGCCGTTGATGCAGGCGTTGTTGCCGCGTATCGATGTGTGGACCAGCAACAGCGTCGAGGCGCTGCGGTTTACCGGGGCGTCGGACATTGCCGAGGCGCTGGATCGACTGGCCGATCATCTGCCGTCGAAGGTGTTGATGGTGGTTCGCGACGGTCCGCAAGGGTGCTGGATTCATCAGCATGGCGAGCGTCAGCACGTGCCGGGTTTCAAGGTTGAGGCGGTGGACAGCAACGGCGCCGGGGATGCCCATGCCGGAGTGTTTGTGGCCGGGTTGGCGCGAGGGTTGTCTGCGGGTGAAGCGGCGCGGCGGGCGAATGCGGCAGCGGCGCTGGCGGTGACTCGGTGGGGGCCGGCGACTTCGCCTGGGGCGGATGAGGTGGATGCGTTGATCCGCGAGACTTTCTGCGCCTGA
- a CDS encoding GntR family transcriptional regulator has product MIRQVRFDKKQRVVDELIRRIESGLMEDGFQLPGEHQLAQEFKVSRGTLREALAELKRRNYIATQSGVGSIVTFDGVVLDQRSGWAQALADSGALINTEVLRLEAVTRPDLLPRFGTDQFITLDRRRRSTDGKLVSLERSLMPATGGLESLPRVGLIDNSLTITLAAYGYIGERGDQWIGAEPLNAEDAELLGRPVGTVFLKALRTTYDRQNRFMEQVESLLDPVHFRLHLQFGNPQ; this is encoded by the coding sequence ATGATTAGACAGGTACGATTTGACAAGAAACAACGGGTGGTCGACGAACTCATCCGGCGCATTGAAAGCGGCCTCATGGAGGACGGCTTTCAGTTGCCGGGCGAGCATCAGTTGGCTCAAGAATTCAAAGTCAGCCGAGGTACGCTGCGTGAAGCCCTGGCCGAATTGAAACGGCGCAACTACATCGCGACGCAAAGTGGTGTCGGTTCCATCGTCACGTTCGACGGGGTGGTGCTCGATCAGCGCAGCGGTTGGGCGCAGGCGCTGGCCGACAGCGGGGCGCTGATCAATACCGAAGTGCTGCGGCTTGAGGCGGTGACTCGCCCCGACCTGCTGCCGCGTTTCGGCACTGACCAATTCATCACCCTCGACCGCCGCCGTCGTTCCACCGACGGCAAGCTGGTTTCCCTCGAACGCTCATTGATGCCCGCCACCGGGGGCCTGGAAAGCCTGCCGCGTGTCGGCCTGATCGACAATTCCCTGACCATCACCCTGGCCGCGTACGGCTACATCGGCGAGCGCGGCGATCAATGGATCGGCGCCGAACCCTTGAATGCCGAAGATGCCGAGCTGCTCGGTCGTCCGGTCGGCACGGTGTTCCTAAAAGCCTTGCGCACCACCTACGATCGGCAGAACCGCTTCATGGAGCAGGTCGAAAGCCTGCTCGATCCCGTGCACTTTCGCCTGCACCTGCAATTTGGAAACCCACAATGA
- the araG gene encoding L-arabinose ABC transporter ATP-binding protein AraG: MHAQVQTQHDSVGGSLRFNGIGKTFPGVRALDGISFVAHPGQVHALMGENGAGKSTLLKILGGAYTPNSGDLQIGERTMVFKSTADSIGNKVAVIHQELHLVPEMTVAENLFLGHLPASFGLINRGALRQQALACLKGLADEIDPQEKVGRLSLGQRQLVEIAKALSRGAHVIAFDEPTSSLSAREIDRLMAIIGRLRDEGKVVLYVSHRMEEVFRICNAVTVFKDGRYVRTFEDMSELTHDQLVTCMVGRDIQDIYDYRPRKRGAVALRVDGLLGPGLREPVSFDAHKGEILGLFGLVGAGRTELFRMLSGLERNTAGRLELRGHELKLRSPRDAIAAGILLCPEDRKKEGIMPLSSVAENINISARGAHSTFGCLLRGLWEKDNADKQIKALKVKTPSAEQKIMYLSGGNQQKAILGRWLSMPMKVLLLDEPTRGIDIGAKAEIYQIIHNLAESGIAVIVVSSDLMEVMGISDRILVLCEGAMRGELSRDEANESNLLQLALPRHRADGVAN; encoded by the coding sequence ATGCACGCGCAAGTACAGACACAACACGACAGCGTCGGCGGCAGCCTGCGCTTCAACGGGATCGGCAAGACCTTTCCCGGGGTGAGGGCGCTGGACGGCATCAGCTTCGTCGCCCATCCGGGTCAGGTTCATGCCTTGATGGGTGAGAACGGCGCCGGCAAATCGACCCTGCTGAAAATCCTCGGCGGCGCCTACACGCCGAACAGCGGCGACCTGCAGATCGGCGAGCGAACGATGGTCTTCAAGTCCACCGCCGACAGCATCGGCAACAAGGTGGCGGTGATCCATCAGGAACTGCATCTGGTGCCGGAAATGACCGTGGCGGAAAACCTGTTCCTCGGTCATTTGCCCGCCAGTTTCGGCCTGATCAATCGCGGCGCACTGCGACAACAAGCGCTGGCCTGCCTCAAGGGCCTGGCCGATGAAATCGATCCGCAGGAGAAGGTCGGGCGCCTGTCCCTCGGGCAGCGGCAACTGGTGGAAATCGCCAAGGCGTTGTCCCGTGGCGCGCATGTGATCGCGTTCGACGAGCCGACCAGCAGCCTCTCGGCGCGGGAGATCGATCGCTTGATGGCGATCATCGGGCGCCTGCGCGACGAAGGCAAAGTGGTGCTTTACGTCTCCCATCGCATGGAAGAAGTGTTCCGCATCTGCAACGCGGTGACAGTGTTCAAGGACGGCCGGTACGTGCGCACCTTCGAGGACATGAGCGAGCTGACCCACGATCAATTGGTCACGTGCATGGTCGGGCGCGACATTCAGGACATCTACGATTACCGCCCGCGCAAGCGTGGCGCGGTGGCGTTGAGGGTCGACGGTCTGCTCGGGCCGGGCTTGCGTGAGCCGGTGAGTTTCGATGCGCACAAAGGCGAGATCCTCGGGCTGTTCGGTCTGGTGGGGGCAGGGCGAACCGAGCTGTTTCGCATGCTCAGCGGCCTTGAGCGCAACACCGCGGGGCGCCTGGAATTGCGCGGTCATGAACTGAAACTGCGTTCACCCCGCGATGCGATTGCCGCCGGCATTCTGCTGTGTCCCGAGGACCGCAAGAAGGAGGGCATCATGCCGCTCTCCAGCGTTGCCGAGAACATCAACATCAGCGCGCGCGGCGCCCATTCCACCTTCGGTTGCCTGTTGCGCGGCCTGTGGGAGAAGGACAACGCCGACAAGCAGATCAAGGCGCTGAAAGTGAAGACGCCCAGCGCGGAACAGAAAATCATGTACCTGTCCGGCGGCAATCAGCAGAAGGCGATTCTCGGCCGCTGGCTGTCGATGCCGATGAAAGTGCTGCTTCTGGATGAACCGACTCGCGGCATCGACATCGGCGCCAAGGCCGAGATTTACCAGATCATCCATAACCTGGCTGAAAGCGGCATCGCGGTGATCGTGGTGTCCAGCGACCTGATGGAAGTGATGGGTATTTCCGACCGCATCCTGGTGCTCTGCGAAGGGGCGATGCGCGGCGAACTGTCCCGTGACGAAGCCAACGAATCCAACCTGCTGCAACTGGCTTTGCCGCGCCACCGTGCTGACGGCGTGGCGAACTGA
- the araH gene encoding L-arabinose ABC transporter permease AraH: MTTQNNALPTQRKPLDLRRFLDDWVMLLAAVGIFVLCTLLIDNFLSPLNMRGLGLAISTTGIAACTMLYCLASGHFDLSVGSVIACAGVVAAVVMRDTDSVFLGVVAALFMGLIVGLINGIVIAKLRVNALITTLATMQIVRGLAYIFANGKAVGVSQESFFVFGNGQLFGVPVPILITIACFLFFGWLLNYTTYGRNTMAIGGNQEAALLAGVNVDRTKIIIFAVHGVIGALAGVILASRMTSGQPMIGQGFELTVISACVLGGVSLSGGIGMIRHVIAGVLILAIIENAMNLKNIDTFYQYVIRGSILLLAVVIDRLKQR; encoded by the coding sequence ATGACAACCCAAAACAACGCTCTGCCCACCCAGCGCAAACCTCTGGACCTGCGGCGCTTTCTCGATGACTGGGTGATGCTGCTCGCGGCCGTCGGGATCTTTGTGCTCTGCACCTTACTGATCGACAACTTCCTTTCGCCGCTGAACATGCGCGGTCTGGGCCTGGCGATTTCCACCACCGGGATTGCCGCATGCACCATGTTGTATTGCCTGGCGTCGGGGCATTTCGACTTGTCGGTGGGCTCGGTGATTGCCTGTGCCGGCGTGGTCGCGGCGGTGGTGATGCGCGACACCGACAGCGTGTTTCTCGGTGTGGTGGCGGCGCTGTTCATGGGCTTGATCGTCGGGCTGATCAACGGGATCGTGATCGCCAAGCTGCGGGTCAATGCATTGATCACTACGTTGGCGACCATGCAGATCGTTCGCGGTCTGGCCTACATTTTTGCCAATGGCAAAGCGGTGGGCGTGTCGCAGGAGTCGTTCTTCGTCTTCGGTAACGGCCAGTTGTTTGGCGTGCCGGTGCCGATCCTGATCACCATTGCCTGCTTCCTGTTTTTCGGCTGGTTGCTGAATTACACCACCTACGGGCGCAACACCATGGCCATCGGCGGCAACCAGGAAGCGGCGCTGCTGGCCGGGGTCAACGTTGACCGGACCAAGATCATCATCTTCGCCGTGCACGGTGTGATCGGGGCGTTGGCCGGGGTGATTCTGGCGTCGCGGATGACTTCCGGCCAGCCGATGATCGGCCAGGGTTTCGAGCTGACGGTGATCTCGGCGTGTGTGCTTGGCGGGGTTTCGCTCAGTGGCGGGATCGGCATGATCCGGCATGTGATCGCCGGGGTGTTGATTCTGGCGATCATCGAGAATGCGATGAACCTGAAGAACATCGATACGTTTTATCAGTACGTGATTCGTGGTTCGATCTTGCTGCTGGCTGTGGTTATCGACCGTCTGAAACAACGCTGA
- a CDS encoding substrate-binding domain-containing protein, with protein MNRRRGIRSLCCAALAVTAVSLSSSLLAAEEVKIGFLVKQAEEPWFQTEWAFAEKAGKEKGFKVIKIAVPDGEKTLSAIDSLAANGAKGFVICPPDVSLGPAIMAKAKLNGLKVIAVDDRFVDASGKFMEDVPYLGMAAFEVGQKQGAAMAAEAKKRNWDWKDTYAVINTYNELDTGKKRTDGSVKALEDAGMPKDHILFSALKTLDVPGSMDATNSALVKLPGAAKNLIIGGMNDNTVLGGVRATESAGFAAANVIGIGINGTDAIGELKKPNSGFFGSMLPSPHIEGYNTASMMFEWVTTGKEPAKYTAMDDVTLITRDNFKQELEKIGLWN; from the coding sequence ATGAATCGTCGTCGTGGGATCCGTTCCCTGTGCTGTGCCGCTTTGGCGGTCACCGCGGTCAGCCTCAGCAGCAGCTTGCTGGCGGCCGAGGAAGTGAAGATCGGCTTTCTGGTCAAGCAGGCGGAAGAGCCCTGGTTCCAGACCGAATGGGCCTTCGCCGAAAAGGCCGGCAAAGAGAAAGGCTTCAAGGTCATCAAGATCGCCGTGCCGGACGGCGAGAAAACCCTGTCCGCCATCGACAGCCTGGCTGCCAACGGCGCCAAGGGCTTCGTGATTTGCCCGCCGGACGTGTCCCTCGGCCCGGCGATCATGGCCAAAGCCAAACTCAACGGTTTGAAAGTGATTGCCGTGGATGACCGTTTCGTCGATGCCAGCGGCAAGTTCATGGAAGACGTTCCGTACCTCGGCATGGCGGCGTTCGAAGTCGGCCAGAAGCAGGGCGCGGCGATGGCCGCCGAAGCGAAAAAACGCAACTGGGACTGGAAAGACACCTACGCGGTCATCAACACCTACAACGAACTCGACACCGGTAAGAAGCGCACCGACGGTTCAGTCAAAGCGTTGGAAGACGCCGGCATGCCAAAAGACCACATCCTGTTCTCGGCCCTGAAAACCCTCGACGTGCCGGGCAGCATGGACGCCACCAACTCGGCGCTGGTGAAACTGCCGGGCGCGGCGAAGAACCTGATCATCGGCGGCATGAACGACAACACCGTACTGGGCGGCGTACGCGCCACCGAGAGCGCCGGTTTTGCTGCGGCCAACGTGATCGGCATCGGCATCAACGGCACCGACGCCATCGGCGAACTGAAAAAGCCCAACAGCGGCTTCTTCGGCTCGATGCTGCCAAGCCCGCACATCGAGGGTTACAACACCGCCAGCATGATGTTCGAGTGGGTCACCACCGGCAAAGAGCCGGCGAAGTACACCGCCATGGACGACGTGACCCTGATCACGCGCGACAACTTCAAGCAGGAGCTGGAAAAGATCGGCCTCTGGAACTGA
- a CDS encoding SMP-30/gluconolactonase/LRE family protein yields MEWTAVTGHRARLGEGPFWDAPTQALYWVDIAGKQVLRLIGANVQIWQMPEHVSAFIPCESGDALVTLSSGVYRLDLDSPGLEPRLTLFCVADPQPGNRGNEARCDAQGRLWLGTMQNNIGENGEDLPVVRRSGGLFRIDRDARVTPLLRGLGIPNTLLWSDDATTLYFADSLDGTLYQHFIRTDGGLDPALVWFGPHQRGGPDGSAMDARGYIWNARWDGNCLIRLTPDGYVDRIIELPVSRPTSCVFGGADLKTLYITSAASPLNHPLDGAVLSIRVDIPGKPCTRFAD; encoded by the coding sequence ATGGAATGGACCGCAGTCACCGGACACCGGGCACGCCTCGGCGAAGGCCCGTTCTGGGATGCGCCGACGCAAGCCCTCTATTGGGTGGATATCGCCGGCAAACAGGTACTGCGCCTGATCGGTGCCAACGTGCAGATCTGGCAGATGCCCGAGCACGTGTCGGCTTTCATTCCCTGCGAAAGCGGTGATGCGCTGGTGACGTTGAGCAGTGGCGTGTATCGGCTCGATCTGGATTCGCCAGGCCTTGAGCCACGGCTGACCTTGTTCTGCGTCGCCGACCCGCAGCCGGGCAATCGCGGCAACGAAGCCCGTTGCGATGCCCAGGGGCGACTCTGGCTCGGCACCATGCAAAACAACATCGGCGAAAATGGCGAAGACCTGCCCGTTGTGCGGCGTTCCGGCGGCTTGTTTCGTATCGACCGGGATGCCCGGGTCACGCCGCTGCTGCGCGGTTTGGGCATTCCCAATACGTTGTTGTGGAGCGATGACGCCACCACGCTTTATTTCGCCGACAGTCTGGATGGCACGCTCTACCAGCATTTCATCCGCACCGACGGCGGCCTCGATCCCGCGCTGGTCTGGTTCGGCCCGCATCAACGTGGCGGCCCCGACGGCTCGGCGATGGATGCCAGAGGTTATATCTGGAACGCGCGCTGGGACGGCAACTGCCTGATCCGGCTGACACCGGATGGGTATGTCGATCGCATCATCGAATTGCCAGTCAGTCGCCCGACCAGTTGTGTCTTCGGCGGTGCGGACCTGAAAACCCTCTACATCACCAGCGCTGCGAGCCCGCTCAACCATCCGCTGGACGGCGCGGTGTTGTCGATCCGGGTCGATATACCCGGAAAGCCCTGTACGAGATTTGCTGATTAA
- a CDS encoding ADP-ribosylglycohydrolase family protein, protein MTALNRALGAFYGLALGDALGMPTQSLSRAVIKARFGEITDLQDAGPNQPIAANMPKGSITDDTEQAILVGQLLIDGKGRIEPSVLAQRLIEWEAAMQAKGSQDLLGPSTKRAIEMILAGHSPEEAGRYGTTNGAAMRITPVGISADVRDPERFINAVVQACQVTHNTTLGISSAAAVAAVVSAGINGMDLGEALNLGQQIAQQAESHGHWVAGGRIASRISWARTISVDSDKAMLADLMYDVIGTSVASQESVVVSFALAQQVAIGEINAFDALCMAAGLGGDTDTIAAILGAMLGACLGLESWPVAMIDKVKAVNALELEPLVQGLLALR, encoded by the coding sequence ATGACCGCGCTCAATCGTGCACTGGGCGCGTTTTACGGACTGGCCCTGGGCGATGCGCTGGGCATGCCGACGCAATCGCTGAGCCGCGCCGTCATCAAGGCGCGTTTCGGTGAAATCACCGATCTGCAAGACGCCGGCCCCAATCAACCGATTGCGGCCAACATGCCTAAAGGCTCGATCACCGACGACACCGAACAGGCCATTCTGGTCGGTCAGTTGTTGATCGACGGCAAGGGCAGGATCGAACCGTCGGTACTGGCGCAACGGCTGATCGAATGGGAAGCCGCGATGCAGGCCAAGGGCTCGCAGGACTTGCTCGGGCCGTCGACCAAACGGGCGATCGAGATGATCCTCGCCGGTCATTCGCCGGAAGAAGCGGGGCGCTACGGCACCACCAACGGCGCGGCGATGCGCATCACGCCCGTCGGCATTTCGGCGGATGTCCGCGATCCCGAGCGTTTCATCAACGCCGTGGTGCAGGCCTGCCAGGTCACCCACAACACCACGCTGGGCATTTCCAGCGCGGCGGCGGTGGCGGCGGTGGTCTCGGCCGGCATCAACGGCATGGACCTCGGCGAGGCATTGAACCTCGGCCAGCAAATCGCCCAGCAAGCGGAAAGCCACGGCCATTGGGTCGCGGGCGGACGCATTGCCTCGCGCATCAGTTGGGCGCGGACGATCAGCGTCGACAGCGACAAGGCGATGCTGGCGGACTTGATGTACGACGTGATCGGCACGTCGGTGGCTTCGCAGGAGTCGGTGGTGGTTTCGTTTGCCTTGGCGCAGCAAGTGGCCATCGGTGAAATAAATGCCTTCGACGCGCTGTGCATGGCCGCAGGTCTGGGGGGCGACACCGACACCATCGCGGCGATTCTGGGGGCCATGCTCGGGGCTTGTCTGGGGCTTGAGAGTTGGCCGGTGGCGATGATCGACAAGGTCAAAGCTGTTAATGCGTTGGAGCTGGAACCGTTGGTGCAGGGGCTTTTGGCTTTGCGTTGA